A stretch of DNA from Diospyros lotus cultivar Yz01 chromosome 14, ASM1463336v1, whole genome shotgun sequence:
aaattgagagagagaaacagagaattTCTGGAAATATGCTTTTCGATATCTTTGCATTTAGCTGGATTAGGTTTTTATACTAATCCAAGCAGTTTAGATTGGTGCCAACAAGGCTGCCAATGCGAAGTACAACTTTGAGCAACTTGTTACAGTACAACTGCTGTAAAAATACCAAGATTACAAACATTAGGTGCATGACAACTATAATTttctaatcaaaataaaattagaagataaacCTGCCTAAAATAAACCAAGATAAGATAAGAGAAAACCTAAtctaaatataatttctaaaaatcaaAATGGGAACTTATTAAAATATCCCTGTCAGATGTGTGCCAGGCAAACACCTTCCTGAGCAAGGCAGCCATTCTGCATGCACAAGTGCTGCACAGGAGGCAACAATATGCGACCCCATGAGCTTTGGCCAACGCCCACACAAGGAAGTCTGTGAAGGTAGGCTGTAAGCATGGCTTTGGCAGCTGGTGAGCTAGCTTGGACTGACGGTTATGTGGCATGCCTCCCAACTTCTTCAAGAGATGGTTATGTGGACAGGCTCCCAATTCTTGGAGCTGGCAGTCAGGGTGTCTGAGTCGCATGCTGAGCGGATGCACATGTTGGTGGTTCCATGAGCAGTTTCAGCCAAGGAAGTTACTGTGGGTGGTTATATAGTCCCTTATAGTCGGTTGCATGAGAGGTGCTACAGATGGGTGTATCAATTGCCAATCATGTGTAGAGTGGGATTGGTTGTGGGAGGATACTGCCAGACGTGCAAAGTGTGCTTGGTTGTAGGCAGTTCCAGTTTCATGCAATCCCTTTGGCAGTTGGAGGTGTCAACTGCCAAAGCCTTGCATGGTGCTTGTCTATAAATAGCTTGTGGTAGCTTGATTTTGGTTGGTTAAAGAGTCCAGCATGAGAGAGCCTCGAGTTATCCTTTGTACTTTTGGCTTGAAGTAATAAAGGATGTGTGCACTTGTATCTGTGTGTTCGTGCCTTTGTTAACTTGTGCTTGAATGCCTTTATGGCTGCAACCTTACTCTCAAGACTCTTTGGATGAGACCAAGTGTGGTGACTTGTGCCATCACAAGGCAGAAAATTTACCAGTCCTGTGACACTTATCAACTATTTAAATAGACCTTATTGCGAAGTTATACTAGAACAGTGCCTAATAGTATAGTTCTCATCTTCCATAtcaaaaaaaaaggagaaggatGATAAAATGCAAAGACCAACAATTGAATGATGCGGTTTAAAAGGCAAAAACAAGTTATTTTTGAGGAATAAGTGTGTGACAGAAGAGACTGGATTCTGAATGGCAATGTAAATCCATTGTGAAATAAGATGGTTACTGTAATTCAAAATATGGCAAAATCTTGAAAGTCAAACAAAAAAAGCCTCAAACCAAAAGGAGTCATGATGGAGTGAACAAGAAAAAACCAGGACCAAGAGAACTTGTCACCTAACTTTGCATACATGTCCcaatgagaaaaaaattgaagatgcATATTTTGGCTTGGCTAATGAGAAAGTGAAAAAGACAGTCAGTGAAGTAGGGTCAAAATCTTATGAATATTTGTACCACTACCTGAgcacaaaatattgaaaaagagATATATACAAGTTGACtgagtaaaagaaaaaagaatgagaTGCTTGAACAAACAGGtgcataaaagacaaaaatcaaaaggtgttgGTGAATGAAGGCTGATTAAAAAGAGATCGGATGAGTATTTCTTCAAGTTATTCGATGAATGTGgataaacaaatattatatttggatattttgacaattttgaagAAGATAGGAACTACTTGATTTATTGATGTTTTTGCCTAAAAGCAGTAAAGCAGCAAGCtaccaaaagatgaaaaatggtGAAGTTGTTAGATCAGGTAATATCTCAATAGAAGTAATAGATATGCATAGGAGAGAGGCATTTTATGGTTAATGAAATTGTTCAAAATGATCTTTATGGTTGACGAACGGAGAAAGAACATTCTACTACCATTTTTTtgtaagaacaaaggagatgttcaaaattatAAAGATTACCAAGTAATCAAGCTAATGAACCGTCTTATGAAATTTTGGGAGAGAGTGACTGAGTAAAGGTTATAAATAGTAACTAGggatttcaaaaatcaattggTTTCAAGCTTACTGGGTCAACAATAGAAGTTATATACTTGCTGATATGTTTGAtagaaaagtcaaaatataCAACATGATCTACATATAGTGCTTATAGATGAAAAGAAGTATGGCAAAGTCTTTAGAGAAGTCTTATAGAGTGTTTTAAATAAGGAGTACAAGTTGCTTAAGCATAAGTCATTAACAGTTTGTATCATAAAATAAACTTGTGTTTGAACTTATGGACGAAATATTGAGACTTTGTCAATTGCAATTGAATGGCATCAAGGATCTACATTAAGTTCTTACCTCTTtgctctagtaatggatgaactcaccaAGTACATCCAAAAAGAAGTTCCTTGGTGtatattattaacaaaattatattgTCTTGATAGATGAGACAAAAATGCTTGAGTAATAGAGGGACATCTTAGAATCAAAAGGTTTTAAGTTAATCAggttgaaaatcaaatatttggTGCGTGATTTTTGTAAAGATAGaagtgtggatgatgttatggAGAGACTTTAAGATCAAGTCATTGCAAGAAAATAGTATAAGTTTAGATATCTCTAATCAATTGTAAAATCTCTCCACTCACTAAATCAAGGCAGAATGATTAAAGTAGATAAGTGCTTCTAATGTATTTTGCAATTGTAAAATCCCTTTAAAgctaaaataaaagtttaactTTTAAGGACTggttttaagattaattttgttGCATAACACTTAATGTTGTGCAATTAAGCACCGCCATGTGCAAATTATGAGCTTAAATGAGATGATGATGTCATGATGCGTGTGGGGTCATACAATGAaggaaataatttgaaatatgatTAGCAATAAGGTTACAGTGGCGTCAACTAaagataaaatgtatgagatTGTTTAAGATGGTTatatgtggaaaaaaaaaactaatagatGTACTTATGGGGAGAGTGGATAGAATGGaagaaatttgtagcaaaagaggtaggGGACGAAAAAAAAGCTTGATAGGAATCCTTGGCTGTACCATGGGATATAATGGCTTTCCAGAAAAATATTCATGGATAAAGATGATTTGGAAACTAGAGTCCCTTAGAGAGATTGTTATGAGACTTCATAGACATGTTGTCATGAAGAAAACCCGAAGAGGTATGTTTTGGCAAAAAGGAAGCAAAAAAGGTAGTTGGTGGGGAAAAGTCAAAAGCTAATGAAAATTCACACCAACAACTTAAGATAAAAGATGGGgaaagatatataaataaatatataaactagcaaaagcaaaagaaagaaaaacaatttaTTTGAGCCAAGTAAAATGTATAAAAGACAAAAACCTAAATTTGTTGGTAAATGAGGGGGCAAAAACAATCAACTAAATTTGTTGATTTGTTCTATTATTCATGATTTTGTCATAATTTTTtcgtttaattcatttttataattacaattaaattttaatcataacaattaaaaaagttcaaaattcttttatatcgAAATTTTTTAACTACATAGACACTTTTGCTAATATCTTTTCtagtaatttgatttttaaagcATTTGTTTCAATAATTGGCCAAACACGTTTAACAATTTCAAAGGctttttcaaatgatttggTCAAACACTAAGGCTGTATTCTcttcgtttttaatttttaattttgagttttgaattcattttcagttttttattttggcaatctattttcaaaaaattaaaaatgcgttctctttgtcattttaaaaaactatttctcaaaacagaaaattagaaaacacgttctttttaaaattttgaaaataattttttaataatattttattaaatgaatttaattatccaaaaaattaaaactatttaattttgaataaataaataaattaacttggaaaaaaataacaagtgtgatcataatgtgattataaataggaagcattaaaataaaaattaaagacgtgaactaatattacataatatgattataaatgataagattgcatcattagaaaatgcgtttattttagaattttgagaaaaattattttataatattttatttaataaatttaattattaaatgataaaattaactctttttaataaaattttactattaaaataaattaataaattattgacatctgagtgataatttatattaaatattattatacataatatgcgtaatatacttaataatatattatatgttattctatatttttaattataatataaatatactatatttttaaattttaaataaatatataattttatttttaaaatttaagaatacattttttttatccttttttctttttttcccttttctttttagagccaaaacatggaaaatagattgtgttttccatgttttgaatttagagattattttggttgaaaacaactatgttgttttgagtttcctttataaatttttttcttgtttttaaaaatgataaagtaaatgcatttttattattttagaaaattgaaaactaaaaatagcttgaaaacaaaaaagagaacgcagcctaaacTATTTTCCTTTTAAAGTGGTTTTCACCGCAGTAGAAATTTTACAGTAATGCCACATAGGCGGTAAGATTTGTGCAGTGTTGTTACTGCTGCTTCTATTGAAAACTCATCTATGTCTATTTCTCatgctatattttttttagcttaaaccCAAAATTATCTTAAGATCAAGAAAAGTTAAGGGGCtattctctttgtgtttcagttttgaattcattttcagttttgtgttttgagtgtctattttgagattgctgaaagcgcgttctttttgtctgtTGCGTTTCCCAcgttttggaaattttgatcGTATTTGtaatgaaaacaaccaaaacgacttttgttgttttgagttttctttataaatttttttcttatttttgaaaaaatatttttgaaaatataaaaataaacacgttTTTACTGTTTtggaaaactgaaaattgaaaatgatctgaaaacagcaaagagaataAGGCCTAAATTTTCTTACCTTTGCTTTTGGCTTGGACAACATTGACTTAATTATGAAAATGGGAGACTCAACCATACCTTTTGAATTGGGGGATGACTTTGAAAATTTAAGGAAGACAAGATGATAATTCATCATTTCTATTAAGTTAATGTTCAGGCTTGATTTAATgagttattttttgttgtttctatGATGTTTTTTCAGGTTACTGATTATGGTTCTGGATCATGCATTTGTCATGATTGATCTTTTGTGTTTCAGACAGATATGTGGCAGTGGCAATTCAAGGATACTCCTATCAATGTTTATTATGAGGAACATGAGAAGGAGAGCACTGGTCCTACTAAAAATATTCTTATGATGCCAACTATATCTGATGTTAGTACTGCTGAAGAATGGAGATCAGTGGCTAAAGACATTATTCAACGAGTTGGTAAAGTTAATTGGCGGACAATTATTGTTGATTGGCCTGGTTTGGGCTACTCTGATAGACCAAAGCTAGATTACAATGCTGATGTCATGGAGAAATTCCTTGTTGACTTTATCAATGCGCCCAATGGTCCAGTAAGCTGCACAGGTGGGTATAACTATGTTGTTGTGTGCTTTATGCACGTTAGCCATAACTTGGCCTTTACCATGTGGGGTGATGTACTGATGTTTGtatgtttttcaataaaaaaagtGATATTTTGCATAATTTTGATAGGTCTAATTGCCTTGTCATGATCAGACTTGTGTTACCTTATTACTCTtgctataaattatttttttgtaattctctactttaactaatttttcagatatgcatgcatatatgtttgtttgtgtttatttgttttcatgATTCTCCAATGCTAATTGGTTAACTATCTAAGATTGTATAAAACTAAATTTGTATCACTTGAATGCCATGTTTaaatacgtttttttttttcttgataagGGAGATAACATTGACTATCTCCGAGGTATATATAATGAAAGTGAGATGGGTCTCTCTCTCACATCTGGGGAGCTATGGAATTTTCCTTTAAACCTCAAGAACATTAAATGTAATTACCCTTGGTAATATTAACATTTTATGGGGAACCAAAAGGTTATAAATATACTTATCATCGAATGGATTGCTGAATATAGGCCTTTGAGTCTTTTTGCAGTAGagtttttatttaatatgtGATGCATGCATACTTTTATATGGATCTGTTTCATTCTGTTTGCTTACATTTGCCTTGGTTTTCacttcttttatgaaaatttctGGGTGACAAGTAGAATTTCTGAATCATGGTTTAATACCAACTATCTCCAAACCGCTTTTTGTTGGGAAGTAAAtggattcttttatttttttactaatatCCTGTTTAAGCTTGGAGACTAGCCTATTACTCTATTCTTTCTGAATGCCCACTTCTGGATTGCTAGACATTATTCTGCCTTTTCCTTGCCCCCGCGCCGTGCCTTCTCTATATGAAGTTTCTTTCTGAATGCCCAGTACTTTTTTGATTTAGTTTTTAGTGTCCATTCATTTTGTAGCTCAACCTCTTGTTGGTTTGAATTTAAATTGTGTGTGAGTTTTAgctcttttattttgtttctattcCTTCATTTTTGTCTTCCCATTCAAGCTTTGCTTATATCATGGTACTTTGCAGCATGCTCTAACCAATActtgtttgtttattatttatattttggttaCATTTCTCAAGaaatatgattgatgatttGTGCTATCTCtcttgctaaataattttttttacttgtatCAGATAAGGACTTGGTGGTTGTAGGAGGAGGGCATGCAGCCACAATAACTATTCGGGCTGCGAAAAAGGGTTTAGTGATGCCATCTGCCATTGCTGCCGTTGCACCCACCTGGGCTGGTCCCCTCCCTATTGTATTTGGTCGAGATTCCAACATGGAATCAAGGTACTCTGACTCCATGATGTACACTTAGGAGCTGACAACTATTTGCTTATATTGAAATGCTTCCTAGTGCTTTCTAAATCTTGCTATATGTACAACATATATAGGACAAGATAAATTATTGGTTGAAGGCATCTGTATACTGGTCTACCCTTCTCAGCCATAAGTTTGATCATTGAAATATGTCAAATTGATCTAATTCCATATGTATATGCTTAACAGCTGCTTACCTTGCATTTACTTGCTAAATAAACAGATATGGACTGCTTCGAGGAAGTTTAAGGGCTCCTGCTGTAGGCTGGATGATGTACAATGTGCTTGTCAGCAATGAGAAGGCAATCCAATCGCAGTACCAATCTCATGTATATGCCGATCCCAAAAATGTGACAGCCACCATTGTTCAAAGCAGATATGCTCTTACCAAACGGAGAGGTGCCCGCTACGTACCAGCTGCTTTCTTGACTGGCCTACTGGACCCGGTGAAGAGCCGAGAGGAGTTTGTGGAACTCTTTGCAGGATTGGATGGGAGAACAGCCGTCCTAGTTGTGTCCACGGCGAGTTCTCCCAAGCGATCGAAAGCAGAGATGGAAGCTCTGAGGGACGTGAAGGGGGTGAGCAAGTTTGTTGAGGTCCCAGGTGCTCTCCTCCCACAGGAAGAGTATCCAAATGATGTTGCAGAGGAGCTGTACAGGTTCTTGCAGGAGAATTTTGAGTTGAAAGCTTAattggaagaggaagagagagagagagagagagagagtaaataTTTCTCACTGTCAATGTTTTCTTTGACAAACGAGAGTGTGGTTGGATTTTGTTGATAGTTTTAGCGTTTATTGTTTGTGTACAATTATAATACGATACAATACACCACCTGATAAAGAGTGATGGTAAATGGATGCAGTTTGAGCAACAACATGCTTGGGGAGGCAAGCTTTTATTGCTAAGGTTTGTCAGCGTTTAGACCCCTATCGATGAGGGGGTTTAGAACAAAACTTTATTGTTAAGGTTCAATAAAGGTTTTTTTTCACTTTAACCATGGCTGAACTAGAGAGAAGACGTATCGCAGataagcaatatatatatatatatatatatggtcttttagcatgaaaaaattaattttttttgtatttttgcaattttatttaaattttttaattttgacaataaagATGCAATTTGAGAAATTAGATGCAATTTTATCTTACAGTCAAAATTGATTAGAGAGGCGTGTGACTTTGTTCAAGTGGCACATCACCTAACAGTTTGAGTTGGTCTCACGTTCATTGttgttgaaaaaaattaaaaaataaaaaataaaaaataaaaaataaaaaataaattaattaggtCAAGACTCTTATCTTTTACCCTTCTGTTGATTTGCCTTGTCTTTGTGCAGTCATCGCCTTCTTTCTCTATCGTTAGTCACCTTCTTCTCCTACATCCTTCATCGTCATGGCCGTGACCTTGCGTCTTCCCCAGATTCAAGTGCGTAGTGATCGTTGACAACGGTGGCCGACTCTTTGTGGATCGTGGCTCGCCATCGTGAATGTGCCATGGCTATTATCGTGGCGATGGGTTGCTATGATTGCTTTCACCTCGGCGATTCACCATGGCAGTGGCCAGAGCCGATGTTTGCCATGGTCGACGATTTGCATCTCGCCTTGGGTGTTGATTTGCCGTGGTTGTCTTCTTGTCGTCGATGGTGTTTGTCGTCGCCATGGCTTTTGATCTTCTGTCATATTTGCAACCCTTTGTCTTCTCAATTGGTCAattcttttgttttgatttgatttttttattttttttcaacaacaaTAAATGTGGGGCCCACTCAACTTGCCAGGTGGCGTGCCTAGCCACCTAGGCAAAGCCACACGCCTCTCCAATTAATTTTGACCGTGagataaaattgcatttaatttctcaaattgactttttattgccaaaattgaaagttttgaaTAATATCGTAAAAATGcaaaaatgtttaattttttcatgctAAAAAGcctatatatagagagagataaatatatatatatagagagagatttATCTTCATCATCTTTTTTCACTCATCACAATTTTGAAAGGGGGAAGAAGGGCGAAGTGTTGGATTGTCTCATGGCAATTAGCGTGAGAGGACGCTAAAAATAAGAGATGGGAGAAAGgcatggaaaagaaaattaggATATTTTGGTTTGTCGAacattaacaataataaattaatgataaggaaaatttaaaattattatagtacTTTATCtgttatcatttaaaaaattgacaatTCTCTTGAACAAATA
This window harbors:
- the LOC127790794 gene encoding uncharacterized protein LOC127790794 isoform X1, which produces MAFSAVVHLSSSSSMFTLSFRACRSSSLSQIAYPPKPLVVVKASTSLDYGSASVADKTTTSMKTDMWQWQFKDTPINVYYEEHEKESTGPTKNILMMPTISDVSTAEEWRSVAKDIIQRVGKVNWRTIIVDWPGLGYSDRPKLDYNADVMEKFLVDFINAPNGPVSCTDKDLVVVGGGHAATITIRAAKKGLVMPSAIAAVAPTWAGPLPIVFGRDSNMESRYGLLRGSLRAPAVGWMMYNVLVSNEKAIQSQYQSHVYADPKNVTATIVQSRYALTKRRGARYVPAAFLTGLLDPVKSREEFVELFAGLDGRTAVLVVSTASSPKRSKAEMEALRDVKGVSKFVEVPGALLPQEEYPNDVAEELYRFLQENFELKA
- the LOC127790794 gene encoding uncharacterized protein LOC127790794 isoform X2, translating into MWQWQFKDTPINVYYEEHEKESTGPTKNILMMPTISDVSTAEEWRSVAKDIIQRVGKVNWRTIIVDWPGLGYSDRPKLDYNADVMEKFLVDFINAPNGPVSCTDKDLVVVGGGHAATITIRAAKKGLVMPSAIAAVAPTWAGPLPIVFGRDSNMESRYGLLRGSLRAPAVGWMMYNVLVSNEKAIQSQYQSHVYADPKNVTATIVQSRYALTKRRGARYVPAAFLTGLLDPVKSREEFVELFAGLDGRTAVLVVSTASSPKRSKAEMEALRDVKGVSKFVEVPGALLPQEEYPNDVAEELYRFLQENFELKA